The nucleotide sequence CGAAAATGGAGAAGTAGAATTTGTTCTAACAGATAAGGGCCTGAATGGGACCTTTATCAATGATATCAGAGTGAGTAATAGAAGAGATTTCTTtgtgaaaaacataattattttttaaaatattaaaaaggtttGAATCAAgagggttttttttatatcagattTGTAGTTAAACGGTTGGATTTATGTTTGCCGAATGTTGACAAGTGAGTTTGCAATGAAAGGAAGTCTTTATTATTCTTTCTTAGATGTTTTTTCCACAGGGTATATTTAGCAAACAGCAGTggctgaacatttatttattttaatttatgagAATCAGATGAACCTCAGTCTTGAAACAGAGAACTACTCACCAACTGGCTGCcagaaaataaactaaaatgtCTGTTATTCATCAGAATTAAATCATGAGAAGCGTTTGATACATGTTAAAGTTTCGTCAGGTTGAATATGTTCTATTTTTGCAGACCCACAAGACGTGTATTTTAGAGCTCGGTGATAAGATCACATTTGGTCACACAAATGGCTATAAGATCCAGCCTGGCAGCTACGCTGAGCAACCTACATCAGAGTTTCAGTTTGAGGTAAGACTCAATTTAGTCATATGAACGGCTTCAATATCCAGCCAGGCAACTACGCTGAGAAACTTACATCAGAGTTTGAGGTAAGATTCCATTTAGCCATGTGAATGGCTACAATATCCATCCAGGCAATTACGCTGAGCAACTTACATTTCACTTTGAGGTAAGATCCAATTTGGTCACGTGAACGGCTTCAAGATCCAGCCAAGGCAATGTCACTGAGCATTTTAAATCAGAGTTTGAGGTAAGATTCCATTTAGTAATGTGAACAGCTTCAAGATCCAACCAGGCATCTATGCAGAGAAACCTACAACATGGTTTAAGTAAAGATTTCATTTGATCACAAATAATGTCcaatttcaatattcaatattctCAAACACAAATGTTATTGAACCTCAAGGTTTCATCTCATCAGTCACAGCACAATAAACTACCAATTTATAGACTGGttcattatcttaaatattaataatgctgatagaataaaattcaaaatagttattttttttaattatgtacaGCTCAgtcaaatttagaaaaaaatgaattctgtAGATCAATCTTTTGCATAATTGATAAAACTGAACatttgtattatgtttgttAATCTAAAACTGATCAGTAATAATGGGGGAAAAGCCGGTTTGAACCAATAATGTAACGATTGCTTTTTCGTTCTTTCCAGTTTCTTAGAACCCCAAAAAGCTCAAAGACATCAGAAATGTTCTCAGAGAGTATGTCGTCCCCGAATGCTCAGTGTGAGGACTCCTTGGATTCAGCCCCAGATCTCAAGAAAGAACAGACAGACCGTTTATTCCTAAGTGACATCCCTAATAACACTCAATCAAGTGAAAACAGCTCAAAATCTAAACAATCTCAGTCACAAACACACAAATCCTCCTCACGTGCTCGTAGAGACAGCAGCTCTCAGTCAGAGAATGAATTAAACACTTCCAGGAACAGTTCTTATTCCAAGAGCAGCCATAGTAAAGGTTCAGGGAAACGTAACTCTGACAGTACCAGTCGCTCTCCACAAAGGGAGGCAACTCATAACAAGAAGAGAAAAACTTCAGCAGGCAGTTTGAAGCTTTCTGAAACTGTTCCTGCTCAGGAAAGTGATGAAGTGGACAGTGAAAAGAGTGGTAAGAGTAGCAGTGATATGAGTGACAGTGAAGAAGAGATGGAAAAACGGCGTAAACCTAAGAAGAAAGTGGCAAAACGTGGAAAGCCAAGGTAAAGTGGTGGTCAAATGAAACCTGCCCgtaatgttattataatagttcaaaatttaattttccTTTTCTTATCATGGAAAAAAATTGCTGACATGTACAGtgttttttgcaataaaataggGCTATGTCATTTAACATTGCGTACTGAGGTGGAAAAAGTTACGAAATGTTCTTAAATTCTACATTTTAATGTTGCTTGGTACTTTCTGGTATTAACCctacattttctttatattttccTACTCTTTATCAAAGAAAGATCCTTATTTCTGCTGCTAAAAATGATCCTACATTTTCCTACTACTCTTTGGAACAGTGCTGGAAGCCAGGGGCTGTATACATGCACTAttgtcttgagtctgagttcgAGACTGGGGCTCAGAAAACTAAATTCtaaaatgtttctaaatatctataatatacaaaatttgacagaatataatatatattcttgattgtagaacatattattgataacaGATTCACTCATGTTATAGCATTTTACTCAGACTCAATATGTTACTGAATAAACTATGTATTAATGgacacatttgttttgcataaaCAGGGTTTTAGCATAAATCATTTCAAGGCATTTATTAGTTTAAAAGCATGAATTATTcctacaattatttaaaatgggACAGGGTACTTGaggagaaaagggcacattgtgtaGGGCTGTGAAGAATTAGAACATGATGAATTTCACATTAAATGTTAGGAATTGTGCTTATTTGAAGTTGGTATCAGGATGaaactgccaaatatgtttgtcaagtttgtatgaattaataatcatatttttagttttaattaaaacaaaggaAACATTTAATTCTATTGTATTGTGTCTTAAGGCGAATGAGTGCTTACAAAATAGAACAGAGTGCAGCACCTTCCACAACTCTTCTGCTAAAACCCTAGCATAGTTTACCGACCACCATAAGCAGCTTCTTAGAATGTGTATGGTAGCTTTAATCTGGTCAAATAGTTTCCAAGCTTGATATCAGGACTTGCGTTAGAAATAGGGCTTGTTTATCCAAATGTCTGATTTCCATGTCTGTTTATTGCTAGCAATATTTGAAAAGACAACAACAACTTAATGTTTCAGTGTGGAAAAGAAGCCAGTAAAAAGTAAGAAAATGGTGGATTCAGAATCAGACAGTTCAGAAGAAGGTATGTGAAGGAAAACAGAATGTCACAATAATAGACAGAATGCAGTAGTTCTTCTCCCTAGAATATGCTTATATTTATTGCCTGCTTTCTATAGATCTTATTAATATACTAAATTGTTTTAGTTTCTTTTTTTCCCTGTGTACTAGGCCATCCATGGTATAGTGTTGAATCTGCAGTAAAATGTGGTATGGTAAATCTAAATTCATTACGattcataaatatacaataaaggAATTaaagaacttttattttttcaagaattaaaattttaaaaaatttaaaattattattagtcagttattaaaacaaaatacttgcaGATGAAGAGTCCAAGCCAGAAGCTGATCAGCGGCCCAAACCACCACCTATGGCTAAACTGAAGCCCGGCAAGAAAAAACGCATTGGTTTGTTTGCTTGCCCTTTTTAATGAGAAAGTCAAAAGAACCGGTACTGACATAGTCTTCTTTGTCTGACAGTAACCCTGTCATAGCCATCTTTCAAGTTTTGTCTGCCTT is from Mya arenaria isolate MELC-2E11 chromosome 9, ASM2691426v1 and encodes:
- the LOC128203242 gene encoding uncharacterized protein C01G6.5-like produces the protein MTDDYVYQLVRIGPTATCNKVPDVMRLELGLTRIGRGQHNDFYLDSLVLKNFISRSHVEIFGKKNENGEVEFVLTDKGLNGTFINDIRTHKTCILELGDKITFGHTNGYKIQPGSYAEQPTSEFQFEFLRTPKSSKTSEMFSESMSSPNAQCEDSLDSAPDLKKEQTDRLFLSDIPNNTQSSENSSKSKQSQSQTHKSSSRARRDSSSQSENELNTSRNSSYSKSSHSKGSGKRNSDSTSRSPQREATHNKKRKTSAGSLKLSETVPAQESDEVDSEKSGKSSSDMSDSEEEMEKRRKPKKKVAKRGKPSVEKKPVKSKKMVDSESDSSEEDEESKPEADQRPKPPPMAKLKPGKKKRIGNDAPAIGGRKKKRKGGKASSTPALPDPPAPPADIEPDLDWYDEDKIDVPAIGGRKKKRRGGIGPPAPTADIEPDLDWYDEDKNDVPAIGGRKKKRRGGMASSTPALPDPPAPSADLEPGVEWYEDDKCDAADCKRPKKKKTSWVQCDDCDNWYHTVCVGANYNALKDSDAHFNCGCE